In Sardina pilchardus chromosome 8, fSarPil1.1, whole genome shotgun sequence, a genomic segment contains:
- the chmp7 gene encoding charged multivesicular body protein 7: MSSLPQSKEDCSSEFPSDWGDDARMAFLFSAFKENRDVDTTDWDGKLDFWTPLIVNHCRRRGAVCVNLHELNESFRRKGSSPLGLGVVLQSMYRNGKVQKESEFAANVDSGWLSWGVGLLLVKPLKWTLSTLLGSGRVPLEESFVVIELVKEKAVKLLETYRSSPLADRCLLSFQEMRTLASHVCSDETTLCLALLQLQRDKQVTVSLHEGEKLVKFSQPGQGRVSPVSDVDLGIYQLQCSEKLLGERVDALGKEADKCKEEARALLSEGKKSQALRCLRGRKRVEKRADRLYAQMETIKGILDRIAHSQTDRLVMQAYQAGVAALRLSLKDVTVEKAESLVDQIQELCDTQDEVNQTLAGGALDTTGGDTDELEEELKSLLEESAPDGRGDLPEVPSGPLPSGREKSVLNDDFFNSLPSVPDSRLNITDEELDRELSRLNISGAGGQQRGPISPLRKPEPAQ; the protein is encoded by the exons ATGTCGAGTTTACCTCAGTCAAAGGAGGATTGCTCTTCCGAGTTTCCCTCAGACTGGGGAGACGATGCACGTATGGCTTTCCTATTTTCGGCATTCAAAGAGAACAGGGATGTCGACACTACAGATTGGGATGGTAAATTGGACTTCTGGACGCCACTAATTGTAAACCACTGCAGACGTCGGGGCGCAGTCTGTGTAAATTTGCACGAACTGAACGAAAGTTTTCGCCGAAAGGGCAGTTCGCCCCTTGGTTTGGGAGTTGTGCTTCAGTCCATGTACAG GAATGGAAAAGTGCAGAAAGAATCAGAGTTTGCTGCAAATGTGGATTCTGGCTGGCTATCTTGGGGAGTTGGCCTTTTGCTTGTTAAGCCACTGAAGTGGACATTGTCCACCCTTTTGGGCAGTGGACGTGTACCTCTGGAAGAATCTTTTGTCGTGATTGAGTTGGTCAAG GAAAAGGCGGTGAAGCTCTTGGAGACATATCGGTCCTCTCCATTGGCAGACAGGTGTCTGTTGTCCTTTCAGGAGATGAGAACACTGGCCTCCCATGTTTGCTCAGATGAGACCACCCTATGCTTGGCTCTGCTTCAACTGCAGAGGGACAAGCAGGTGACCGTGTCGCTTCATGAAGGTGAAAAG ctggtGAAATTCTCCCAGCCTGGCCAAGGTCGTGTGAGCCCTGTCAGTGATGTGGACCTGGGTATCTACCAGCTGCAGTGCAGTGAGAAGCTGCTAGGGGAGAGAGTGGACGCCCTGGGCAAGGAGGCAGACAA ATGCAAAGAGGAGGCCAGGGCTCTACTCAGTGAAGGGAAGAAATCTCAG GCTCTGAGGTGCCTTAGGGGGAGGAAGCGTGTGGAGAAACGGGCTGACCGGCTTTATGCCCAGATGGAAACTATAAAGGGTATTCTGGACAGAATAGCCCACTCACAAACAGACCGTCTG GTGATGCAAGCATACCAGGCAGGTGTCGCCGCTCTGCGTCTCTCATTAAAAGATGTGACTGTGGAGAAGGCTGAAAGTTTGGTGGATCAGATCCAGGAG TTGTGTGATACTCAGGATGAAGTCAACCAGACGCTTGCTGGAGGAGCATTGGACACAA CTGGTGGGGACACCGATGAGTTGGAGGAAGAGCTCAAGTCTCTTTTGGAGGAGTCTGCTCCAGATGGACGAGGGGACCTTCCAGAAGTTCCCTCAGGACCCTTACCATCCGGCAGAGAAAAGAGTGTCCTCAACGACGATTTCTTCAACTCTCTACCCAGTGTACCTGACTCACGGTTAAATATCACAGACGAGGAGCTGGACAGGGAGCTGAGTCGCCTCAACATCTCTGGAGCAG GTGGGCAGCAGAGAGGACCGATCTCACCACTAAGGAAGCCAGAGCCGGCCCAGTGA
- the LOC134088557 gene encoding THAP domain-containing protein 1-like, whose translation MPCCVAVKCSNRTGGSSKISFFKFPFRDPERLKQWIRNVNRVDWYPTKYSSLCSDHFAPDCFKPNFRAGLTGYAVPTIFYPRHISKPKPRTTRNSLNIKISHPSAGVPAEIHIVNHDHDYLSFVVRADPVTTEEQVAINGHPVPQNSLGLQNSPGRLQAQLLNVKTKLVSSRRTVRIEQQRVRRLRKKVKSLSSLATDLKKKLLFSNSCNGIMEGSFGGVAKEILTRSKCKSKSAGMSEALKSFSTTLYALSPKAYRFVRQSFDSFLPHPTTVKTWCRPNSKNGSSPKPDTQVREDPNSGSNMVVASVTPNSSSVETFAGQPTDPSWVLIPASQMANG comes from the exons ATGCCTTGCTGTGTGGCAGTCAAATGTTCAAATAGGACGGGCGGCTCATCTAAAATCAGCTTCTTCAA aTTCCCTTTCCGTGACCCAGAACGGCTGAAGCAATGGATTCGCAACGTTAACAGAGTGGATTGGTACCCAACTAAATATTCTTCCCTGTGTTCTGACCACTTTGCGCCAGACTGTTTCAAACCAAATTTCAGAGCAGGCCTTACTGGCTATGCAGTTCCAACCATTTTTTACCCACGCCACATTTCGAAGCCCAAGCCGCGGACGACCAGAAACAGTCTGAATATCAAAATAAGCCATCCCAGTGCTGGCGTACCAGCTGAAATTCATATCGTCAACCATGATCATGACTATTTGAGTTTTGTTGTCAGGGCAGATCCAGTTACAACTGAGGAACAAGTAGCCATTAACGGCCATCCGGTACCCCAAAACTCCCTTGGACTCCAAAACTCCCCTGGACGTCTACAGGCGCAACTCTTGAATGTTAAAACTAAATTAGTTTCTTCCAGAAGGACAGTGAGGATTGAACAGCAGAGAGTGAGAAGACtgagaaaaaaagtgaaatcTCTCTCCTCACTTGCAACTGATTTGAAAAAgaagttgttgttttctaaTAGTTGTAATGGTATAATGGAGGGTTCTTTCGGAGGAGTTGCCAAAGAAATCCTTACCAGGTCCAAGTGTAAGAGTAAATCTGCCGGTATGTCTGAAGCTTTGAAATCTTTTTCCACCACTCTCTATGCTCTTTCTCCGAAAGCCTACCGGTTTGTCCGTCAGAGCTTTGATAGCTTTCTGCCGCATCCTACAACAGTCAAGACATGGTGTAGACCTAACAGCAAAAATGGATCCAGTCCGAAGCCTGATACCCAAGTCAGGGAGGACCCCAACTCTGGCTCGAACATGGTTGTTGCTTCAGTAACACCCAACAGCAGCTCTGTGGAAACCTTTGCTGGACAGCCAACAGATCCAAGTTGGGTTCTTATACCGGCATCTCAAATGGCAAATGGATAA